From the genome of Candidatus Binatia bacterium:
GACGCGAGGCTCGACCGCCAGCAGGCTGCCCTCTCTGCGCAGCTCACGGCGCTGGTCGTCCAGTTCGAGGCCCAGAAATCGTAGGCGCATGCTTGGAGGAATTCGCCACTTTCGAAGCGATCGAACCTCTGTCGAACAGGTCCCGAGGCAATGCAAGCCCGATCGGTCAGATCCAGCCTTCCTGCTGGAAACGCTCCTTCATGCGTTCGCTGACGGCCTCGGCAGTGCGTTTGGCGGCCCCTTCGATCGTCGTGCGTCCGCTGATCTGGCCCTCCGCTTTGGCAGCACCGGAGATGATCAGACCGATGGGGTTTGCCGTTGCGGCGGTGACGATGATCGGGACGAAGAGACCGGGGCCCTTGCCGCCGGCCGAATTGACGGTGCCGGTGCCGACTCGCTGGAAGCCGTCCCTCGTTCTTACGTAACCGGTGACGACGGTCCTCAGCTCGGCCTTGCCGGAGCCGAAGCCGACGACCCAGCGCTTGGCGGCGCTGCCTTCGTCCACCGACTCGAAGTGGCCCTCGATGACGATGTCGCCGGGCTGGGCCGGTGCGGCGTAGTTGCCGACGACGGCCGACAAGCCCATTCCGTTGACGGAATCGACGATGCGGCGGGCGACTTCGGTGCCGAGCTTGCGTCCGAGCTCGAGTTGATCGGGCGGCGGAGCGCCCATCGGATCCGAGTACGCTCCCTGCTCCTGCGGTCCGAGATCGGCCGCGCTTGCGGCGAAATTGTAGACGAGGATGCGATTCGGCCGGGCGAGCCGGCCCTGGAGCGGAACCGGATTGCTCGTCACCTGTGTCGTCGAACATCCGGCGGCGATCGCACCGCCCAGAAGGACGCACGCGGCAAAGTGGTAGCGTTTCATGAAGCCTCCTTTGCAGCGCCGGCCGGCACACGACCTGTCGCTGGATTGGCGATGCCGACGCGAGGATGCACTTCGAAGCCAGCGTCGATCGGCATCGAAACCCGCTCCGTGCCTTTGAACCGAAGCCGGCGCTCAGGGTGCGCTTTCGGTCGGCGCCCGCAAGCCGACGCCGGCCTGCGAGGTGCGTATTCTGCGCCGCGCTGGCGCCGGCAGCCCCGATGAACTAGGTCAGGCATGGGCGGCGGGCTTTCCAGCCTGTCTCGCCGTGCCGTCGTCCTGCCGCGGGGACAGCAACGCCGGGCACGAAGCGCAGGGGGCTTCAAGCGCGTGTTCCAGCAGCCGATTTCCGATGCGAGCCTCGTCGCCTGCTCCCAGTGCGACGTCGTCCAGAAGGTACCCGTGAGCGAGCCCGGGTGTGCGGCACGCTGCCTTCGCTGTGGTCACGAGCTTCGCCACTTCCGCAGGGACTCGCTCAACCGGACGCTGGCCCTTACGGTCGCCGCCGCCATCCTCTACGTGATCGCCAACACCACTCCGATGCTCGGACTGACGGTGGCCGGGCACCAGGCTTTCACGACCGTCTTCGGCGGCGCGCTCGAGCTCTGGGATGACGGTGAAAAGATCGTCGCGATGCTCGTACTGATGGCGGCCGTCGTGTCGCCGGCGCTGCAGATCCTGTTCATGCTGGTGATCACGACCGCTTCGATGCGCGAGCGTATGCCATACTGGGTCGGCACGCTGCTGCGCTACCATCCGATGACACGCACATGGAGCATGATCGAAGTGATGCTGCTCGGCGTGCTCGTCGCGCTGATCAAGATCGCCGAGCTCGCGCACGTCATCCCTGGCGCGGCGCTGTTCGCGCTCGGCTTCCTCGTCGTCGTGTTCGCGGCGATGCACAGCGTCTTCGATCCGCACGAGATCTGGGAGCGCGTCGAATGGGCGTCCGAGCGCGCCGATCACCCGGCGCACCGGCATCCCGCCGCCGAGCAGCACGCATGACTGCCGTCGCCCCCACCGCGCTCCAGCTCGGCCTTTGCAGCTGCGAGCACTGCGGCCTGCTGTCGCGCGCATGGCCGGGCCACGAGGAAGGACGCTGCCCGCGCTGCGGCGCGGGCGTCGAGCTGCGAAAGCGCGACAGCGTGCAGAGAACCTGGGCCTTCCTTATTGCCGCGGCAGTCTGTTACGTACCCGCCAACCTGCTTCCGGTGCTCACGACCAAGACCGCCGCCGGCAGCGACTCGGACACCATCCTGCAAGGCGTCGTTCTGCTGTGGTCGCCCACCGGCTGGCCGCTGGCGCTGATCGTGCTGGTCGCGAGCGTCATGATCCCGAGCGCGAAGATCCTGGCTCTTGCCTACCTTTTGCTTTCCGTACAGCACGAGAGGGTCGACCATCACGACCAGCACGGCCGCCTATACCGCATCGTGGAGTTCGTCGGGCGCTGGTCGATGGTCGACGTGTTCGTCGATGCCTTTACGGCCGCCCTCGTGCAGCTCCAGCCGTTGATGTCCGTGTCGCCTGCGCCGGGGCTGTTCTTCTTTGCCGCCGTCGTCGTGCTGACCATGCTCGCCGCCGAATCCTTCGATCCACGCCTGATCTGGGACTGCGACGGCGCGCCCGAGGCTCTCCATGCCGGAACCTGAAACGACTCCCGCTCCCAACGTTCCCCAGGCCCGTGTCGTCCGCCGCGGTCGCCTTTCGCGGGTCTGGATCGTCCCGGTTGTCGCTGCACTGGCCGGCGCCTGGATCGCCGTGACCAAGGTGATGAGCGAGGGACCGACCGTGACGATCCAGTTCAAGACCGCGGAAGGAATCGAGGCCGGCAAGACGAAGATCAAGTACAACGGCGTCGAGATCGGCACCTTGCAAACGGTGAAGCTGTCGGACGACCACCGCAGTGCCGTGGCTACCGCACGCATGGAACCCGACACCGAGCACTTCCTCGTCGAGGACACGCGGTTCTGGGTCGTGCGGCCACGCATCTCCGGCGCCAGCGTCTCCGGTCTCGGAACACTGATCTCGGGCGCCTTCGTGACGCTCGACATCGGCGACTCGAAGAAGTCCCAGCGCGAGTTCCTCGCGCTGGAACTTCCGCCGGTGGTCGCGCGCGAGGAGCCCGGGCGCGAGTTCGTGCTCAAGGCGCCCGACCTCGGCTCCCTGGATGCCGGCACGCCGCTGTTTTTCCGCCGCATCAAGGTCGGCGAAGTGACTTCCTACGAGCTGGCGAAGGACTCGAAGACGCTTGCGGTCAAGGTGTTCGTCTTATCGCCCTACGACGAGCTCGTCACGGCGAACACGAGGTTCTGGAACGCCAGCGGAGTGGACGTATCGCTGACGGCTTCGGGCTTGAACGTCCAGACCGAGTCGGCCCTCTCGGTGCTGATCGGCGGCATCGCGTTCGAGACGCCGAGTACCGGCGTGGATCTGCCGGAGTCGGATGTGGACAGTGTCTTTCCGCTTTACGAAAACCACGAAGCGGCCTTCCGGACGCCGGCTCACGACCCGCAGACGTTCGTGCTCGTGTTCCATCAGTCGGTGCGCGGCCTGGCACCCGGAGCGCCGGTCGAGTTCCGCGGCATTCCGATCGGCGAGGTGGTCTCGGTCGATGCCGAGCTGGACGCGAAGAGCTTCGACTTTCGAGCACCGGTCACGATCAGCCTGGATGCCCAGCGCCTCGGCGTTCACGTCATCAGCCTCGAGCCGGGCGCGGATCCGGACGCCGTGCGACGCAACGTCATCGACAGCATGGTCCTGCACGGCGTGCGCGCCCAGCTCGAGACCGGAAACCTGCTGACCGGAGCGCTGTACGTCTCGTTCGACACGTTCCCGGATGCGCCGCCGGCCATGATCGACTGGTCGCACAAGCCTCCGCGCATGCCGACCGTGTCGGGCCAGCTCGAAACGATGGAAGCCAGCGTGAGCAGCATCCTGAACAAGGTCGACAAGATTCCTTTCGAGACGCTCGGAACCGACCTGCAGAAATCGGTCGCCGACCTCGACCGCACGCTGGCTACCGCCAACGCTGCGCTCGTCAGCGCCAAGGGAGCTCTCGACAATACGGGCAGGCTCGTCGAGCCGAACTCTCAGCTGACGACCGACCTCGGCAACACGTTGCGCTCGGTCGACGACGCCGCCAATTCGGTGCGCGTTCTGGCCGATTATCTGGAACGCCATCCCGAATCGCTGATTCGCGGAAAACCCCAGGGGACCAAGTGATGCGAAGCATTTGCGGCGGCGGTCGCGCCGCCTTTCTCGGATCCGCCTTTGCTGCGCTCGTGCTGTCCGGCTGCGCCTCGGCATCGGTCCGCTTCTACACGCTCGGCTCGACGGCCACCCCCGGAAGCGAGCCAGCGCTGCAGGACAAGGTGCTCGTCGGGCCGGTCACCGTGCCGTCGTCAGTGGATCGGCCCCAGTTCGTCGTCCAGGTCGAATCCAACCGCGTCGACATCGATGAGTTTCACATCTGGGCAGCGCCGCTTGCGGAGAGCATCGCACGCACGGTCGCCGGTGACCTCACGACGCTGCTCGGCGATCACAACGTCGTCGTGGCGCCGGCCGCGAACTTCGCGGCGAACTGGCGCGTCGGGATCGACGTGCAGCGCTTCGATTCGATTCCGGGAGACCACGTGGCGATCGATGCGGTGTGGTCGGTGACGCCGGCGGCCGCACCGGCAAAGGCAAGGACGGGGCGTACCCAGGCCGAGGAAAAGGTTGCCGGCGCCGACTACGCGGCCATCGCTGCCGCCCACAGCCGCGCGCTGGCTTCGGTCAGCAGGGACATCGCGTTGGCGATTCGCGCCGGCACGAAGACGAAATGAACCGATTGCGGTCGCTGGCGCCGCAGCTTGCGCTGGCGCTTGTCATCGCTGCGCCGGCTGTGGCGCGCGCGGAGGAAACCCCGCCGGCCGCAGCGGCGACTGCAGCGGCTGCGCCTGCCGCTGCCGCCGCGACGGCAGTCTCATCGCTCGCGACAGCAGGCGACTGGATCCGCAGCGAAGACATCGCCGATCGCGCCGATTCGCTCGAGCGTCGCATCCGTTCGTCACAACCTTCCTCGAGGGACCGCGAGAGCGTCGAGAAGATCGACGAGGACCTCGACGCGATCCTGCCCAGCGTGCGCGAGCGTCTGGCCGAGGCCGACACGGCCCTGGTTTCGGCCACCTCGCTGGTCGAGCTCGAGGATGCCTGGCGCGAGCTGAGGACGACGGCGGAGCCGCTGCGCCAGTGGCGCCAGGACCTCGCTGCGCGCGCCAAGAGCTCCTCGTCGCTATTCGACGACCTCCAGCGCGAGCAGGCGCTGTGGGCGAATACCGCACAGCGGCCCGAGACGAAAGCTGCCGGGGACGCCATCGTCGCACGCGTCGCCGAAATGCAGGCGATGATCCGTGACGCCGTGCTCTCCCAGCGCGAGTGGCGAGCGCGCGTCCTGGCCGTCAACGACCACGTCGTCGACATGACGACGACGATCGATTCCATGCTCGACAAGCTCACGGCCGGCTCCGAGGCCGCCGGACGCGAGATCCTGGCGGCGTCGCGCCCGGCATTGTGGAGCATGCCGTGGCAAACCCAGCTTCCGGCGGAGCTCTCCGGACTCGGCAAGGAAAGCCGGGCGTTCGCAGTCGAGACCCGTGAGTATCTCGTCCGCGACCAGAGGCCGTTCGTCGTGCACCTGGTGCTCGCGCTGCTGCTTATGCTGTGGTTCGGCCACATCTCGAGGGGAGCGAGGGCGCAGGGCGAAGCAACCCGGTTGTCGACGCGCGCCGTGGTCGTGTTCGAGCGTCCCTATGCCGCAGCGCTGATGGTCGCCGCGCTCCTGACGCCAGTCCTCCACCCGCTGGCGCCGCGGCGCCTGAACCAGATCATCGCATTGCTGGCGCTGATTCCGGCTGCCCGCCTCCTGCGACGTGCGAAGGTGCCGGTTTCAGTCGGCAGTTTCGTCCTGCTCGGCGCGATCATTCTTCTCGACCGTGCGTCGATGGTCTTCGGCGCGCTGCCGCTCGTCGCGCGCCTGTGCCAGGACACCGCATTCCTCACCACGCTGTTCCTGCTCCGGCGCGCTTCCATGAAGCTCCGCTCCACGCCGGATCTGCCGCGCTGGATCGCCGTCGCTGCTGTCGTCGGCACATGGAGCGCCGGCATTGCGCTGGTTGCCGACATCTCCGGCTGGTCCGTGCTTGCCGCCCTGCTCGGCCGTGCCGCTACCATAGGTGGCCTCATCGCTCTCTACGTCTATGCCGGCATTCTCTCGCTCGACGCCGCCGCTTCCTACCTGCTGATGCTGCCGCCGTTCGACCGCAGCCTCGTGATCCGCAGCGACTCGGTCGTCGTTCATCGCGTCGTCGGCCGCGTGCTGACGGCGCTCGGAATCCTGCTGTGGCTGCGCCTCGTGCTCGGCGGCATCGGCCTGTGGTCCGTCTCCTTCGACGCGATGTCCTCGCTGATGCAGACGGGAGTGCAGATCGGCGCCGCGACAATCTCCATCGGCGGGATCGTCGCGGCGATGACCACACTGGTGCTGGTCCCGTTGATTGCACGCGTGACCGAGCTGATCCTCCGCGAAGAGGTGTTCCCTCGCACCGATCTTCCGCGCGGCATTCCCCTGGTCCTGTCGACGCTGCTGCGCTACTCGCTGTACACGATCGGTTTTTTCGTCGCGCTGTCGCTGGCCGGGCTGCGCATGACCGAGCTGTCGCTGCTGTTCGGAGGCGTCGGTGTCGGCGTCGGTCTCGGTCTCCAGGACGTCGTCAAGAATTTCGCCGCAGGCATATCGATGCTGCTCGAGCGGCGCATCCAGGTCGGCGACGCGCTGCAGATCCCGAGCCAGCAGGTCTTCGGGCGCGTCAAGTCGATCGGCATCCGCGCGACGCTGGTGCGCAATTGGGACGGTGCAGAAGTCGTCGTGCCGAACTCGGACCTCATCTCCGAGTCGGTCACGAACTGGACGCTCAGCGACAGTCGCCAGCGGATCGAGGTCCAGATCGGCGTCCAGTCCGCCGCCGATCCCGCCACGGTCGTCGCGCTCCTGCTCGAGACCGCCGCCGAAGATCCGAACCTGCTGAAGGAGCCGCCGCCGTCGGCGACGCTCGTTTCGTTCGACGGAGCGACGACGAAGTTCGCGCTGAGAGCGTGGATCGACGCGGAATTCGAGCGAGCCGGCGGCATCCGCAGCAGCCTCGCCATCCGCGTGCACCAGCACCTGAAGGCCGCCGGAGTGCCGCTCGGCCAACCCCAACCCGTCGCCTGACCCTCACCGCGCGAGACTTCGGCGCTTCTCCTCGAGCTCGGCCAGCGTGCGCGGCCAGTCGTCGTGCATCAGCCTGGCCAGGCTGCGATCCGACAGCAACCGCCCTTCGTTCTGACAGACGGCGCAGTAGTTGGTCTCGCTGTCGGCGTACGCAATACGCTGCACGGCGCTGCCGCAATCGGGACACGGCTTGCCGAAGCGGCCGTGCACGGCCATCTCGGGACGGAACGCGGTAACGTGCTCGGGAAAATCCGCGCCGGCCTGCGCGCGCAGCCTTCCGATCCATTCCTCGAGTACCGCCCGGGTCGAGTCGAAAAGTCGCATGAGCTGGTCGTCGTCGAGACGACGAGTCAGCAGCAGCGGCGACAGTCGGGCGCGGTGCAGGATTTCGTCGGAATAGGCATTTCCGATTCCGCTCAGCAGGTGCGGATCGGTAAGAGCCCGCTTCAGCGTGTGGTTCTCGGCAACGAGCCGCTGCGTGAATTCTTCCGGGCTTGCCGTCAGCGGTTCGAGCCCTCCGGGATCGTGGGCCGCGAGGGCGTCGCGACCGGCAACGATCGACAGCGTCGCGCGCTTTTTCGGGGACGACTCGGTCAGCACGAGCGTGCCGTCGGGGAACGACCAGGTGGCCAGCACCGTGCGCGACGCGCCGGCCGGCGCTTTTTTCTTCCAGTGCAGGCGGCCGGCGATCATCAGGTGGAGCACGGCGAACAGCTCATCTTCGAACGCGAGGACCAGCCGCTTTCCGATCCTTTCGACGCCCACGACAGATCGGCCGACGAGCGTCGAAGCCGGTGGAACGACGGTCTTCAGCAAGGAGGGACCGCGGATGGAAAGGGAGTCGAGCGGCTGCCCGGCAATGCGGCGCTCGAGTGCCTCGCGATAGACGGTGATGTCCGGAAGCTCGGGCATGTGCCAGTGCGGCGCGTCGGCGGCTGCGCTGCAGCAGCGACCCCGCGCCATGCCGGGCCTGCGCTACCGGCTTTGGCCGCTCAAGAAAAGCGCAGGATGCCTCGTGCGGGGTTTTCGCCCGCTTGCGCGTGAGGCGGTGAACCCCGCCACTTCGCAGTAACGCGGTGCGCCTGCCCTGCGCGCGGCGCGCCACGGGAACCTGCTACAACGACGACATCGATCGGGACCAGAACCGTCCGGGGGCGGCAAGTGAGCCTCGCATTCGGCCAGAAAATCGCGCTGGGAATCTCCTGCCTGGTCGGCATTACCGTCGCGGCGGCGCTGTCGGTCTCCGGCGCGTGGGTCACCCACGCGGTACGCGCGAAAATCGACCGCGACCTTGCCGCCGCCGACCAGACGGTAGCCGAAGTCCTCAGGATCCGTTCCGGCGAGCTTTCCGCAAAGACGTCGATGCTGCTGGCCGATGCGCCGTTGCGCGACGCCGTCATCGCAGATACCGCCGATCCGGAACAAGCGGGAGCAATTGCGCGCGCCGCCGGCCGCCTGGTGGGCAGCGACCTGCTGATGCTCGTCGACGATCACGCGCGCCTGCTCGCGAGCGCGACGCACGCGGAGCGTCGCGGCGAAAACATGGCTGGCAATGCCGCAATCGCCGACGCGCTCGCGGGCCGTACCTTCGAGGGCCTGCTCGGCGCCGACGACGGGATCTACCAGGTCGTCGCCGTGCCGGTGAGGGACGGAGATCGCGTCGCCGGGGCGATCGTCGCCGGCTTTGCGGTCGGCGACACGCTGCTTGCCAACCTCGAGGACATGACCAACTCGCTGGTCGCGCTGTGGTCGCCATCGGTAGCCGAAGTCTCCAACCGGGCAAGGCCCGTCTTCGGCGACATTGCCGGCCGCATCGTCGTGACGCCGGGTCGCGCCACCAGGCTCGAGACTTCCGCAGGGCCTTACGTCGTGCGCGTCGGCGAGATCGGCAGGTCCGGGATTTCGTATGCGCTGGCTCGCTCGATGGATGTCGAGCTGGCGTTCTTCCGCGAGCTTCGCCAGCGCCTGCTGGCTGGCGCCGCGCTGCTTCTCGCCGCTGCCCTCGCGGCCGGCTTCGTCTACTCGCGCCGAGTGACGCGGCCCATCGAAGCGCTGGTCGAGGGCACGGAGAGACTGGCCGCCGGGGATCTGTCGGCGCGAGTGGAGATCCGGTCCCGCGACGAGCTGGGTCGCCTGGCCGGGGCATTCAACCAGATGGCAGGTGAAATCCAGGACCTCGTCGAGGAGGAGCGCCATCTTGCCGCCGACGCCGCCGCGCTCAGCGAAAAACTCGCGGCGCTGAACTCCGACCTTCAGGTGCAGATCGCCGAGCGCCGCCAGGCGGAAACCGAAGTGAAGCGGCTCAACGAGGACCTCGAAGCGCGGGTCGC
Proteins encoded in this window:
- a CDS encoding mechanosensitive ion channel domain-containing protein; the encoded protein is MNRLRSLAPQLALALVIAAPAVARAEETPPAAAATAAAAPAAAAATAVSSLATAGDWIRSEDIADRADSLERRIRSSQPSSRDRESVEKIDEDLDAILPSVRERLAEADTALVSATSLVELEDAWRELRTTAEPLRQWRQDLAARAKSSSSLFDDLQREQALWANTAQRPETKAAGDAIVARVAEMQAMIRDAVLSQREWRARVLAVNDHVVDMTTTIDSMLDKLTAGSEAAGREILAASRPALWSMPWQTQLPAELSGLGKESRAFAVETREYLVRDQRPFVVHLVLALLLMLWFGHISRGARAQGEATRLSTRAVVVFERPYAAALMVAALLTPVLHPLAPRRLNQIIALLALIPAARLLRRAKVPVSVGSFVLLGAIILLDRASMVFGALPLVARLCQDTAFLTTLFLLRRASMKLRSTPDLPRWIAVAAVVGTWSAGIALVADISGWSVLAALLGRAATIGGLIALYVYAGILSLDAAASYLLMLPPFDRSLVIRSDSVVVHRVVGRVLTALGILLWLRLVLGGIGLWSVSFDAMSSLMQTGVQIGAATISIGGIVAAMTTLVLVPLIARVTELILREEVFPRTDLPRGIPLVLSTLLRYSLYTIGFFVALSLAGLRMTELSLLFGGVGVGVGLGLQDVVKNFAAGISMLLERRIQVGDALQIPSQQVFGRVKSIGIRATLVRNWDGAEVVVPNSDLISESVTNWTLSDSRQRIEVQIGVQSAADPATVVALLLETAAEDPNLLKEPPPSATLVSFDGATTKFALRAWIDAEFERAGGIRSSLAIRVHQHLKAAGVPLGQPQPVA
- a CDS encoding PqiC family protein codes for the protein MRSICGGGRAAFLGSAFAALVLSGCASASVRFYTLGSTATPGSEPALQDKVLVGPVTVPSSVDRPQFVVQVESNRVDIDEFHIWAAPLAESIARTVAGDLTTLLGDHNVVVAPAANFAANWRVGIDVQRFDSIPGDHVAIDAVWSVTPAAAPAKARTGRTQAEEKVAGADYAAIAAAHSRALASVSRDIALAIRAGTKTK
- a CDS encoding ATP-binding protein; this translates as MSLAFGQKIALGISCLVGITVAAALSVSGAWVTHAVRAKIDRDLAAADQTVAEVLRIRSGELSAKTSMLLADAPLRDAVIADTADPEQAGAIARAAGRLVGSDLLMLVDDHARLLASATHAERRGENMAGNAAIADALAGRTFEGLLGADDGIYQVVAVPVRDGDRVAGAIVAGFAVGDTLLANLEDMTNSLVALWSPSVAEVSNRARPVFGDIAGRIVVTPGRATRLETSAGPYVVRVGEIGRSGISYALARSMDVELAFFRELRQRLLAGAALLLAAALAAGFVYSRRVTRPIEALVEGTERLAAGDLSARVEIRSRDELGRLAGAFNQMAGEIQDLVEEERHLAADAAALSEKLAALNSDLQVQIAERRQAETEVKRLNEDLEARVAARTAELEAANRQLESFSYSVSHDLRGPLQRISGFSEIVLAEAGPRLDEDQRRSLERIRASALTMGGLIEKLLEFAHVGRCPLDRRVVDVSTLARGIAEDLASSDPSRSASFVIADELVARGDGDLVGVALQNLMSNAWKFTSHSPRARIELGVEAGNGDGPTFFVRDNGAGFETAEAHKLFRVFERLHSAREFEGHGIGLAIVKRIVEHHGGRVWASGSPGAGSTFRFTLGA
- a CDS encoding DUF4410 domain-containing protein — translated: MKRYHFAACVLLGGAIAAGCSTTQVTSNPVPLQGRLARPNRILVYNFAASAADLGPQEQGAYSDPMGAPPPDQLELGRKLGTEVARRIVDSVNGMGLSAVVGNYAAPAQPGDIVIEGHFESVDEGSAAKRWVVGFGSGKAELRTVVTGYVRTRDGFQRVGTGTVNSAGGKGPGLFVPIIVTAATANPIGLIISGAAKAEGQISGRTTIEGAAKRTAEAVSERMKERFQQEGWI
- a CDS encoding DNA-formamidopyrimidine glycosylase family protein, whose protein sequence is MARGRCCSAAADAPHWHMPELPDITVYREALERRIAGQPLDSLSIRGPSLLKTVVPPASTLVGRSVVGVERIGKRLVLAFEDELFAVLHLMIAGRLHWKKKAPAGASRTVLATWSFPDGTLVLTESSPKKRATLSIVAGRDALAAHDPGGLEPLTASPEEFTQRLVAENHTLKRALTDPHLLSGIGNAYSDEILHRARLSPLLLTRRLDDDQLMRLFDSTRAVLEEWIGRLRAQAGADFPEHVTAFRPEMAVHGRFGKPCPDCGSAVQRIAYADSETNYCAVCQNEGRLLSDRSLARLMHDDWPRTLAELEEKRRSLAR
- a CDS encoding paraquat-inducible protein A; the protein is MTAVAPTALQLGLCSCEHCGLLSRAWPGHEEGRCPRCGAGVELRKRDSVQRTWAFLIAAAVCYVPANLLPVLTTKTAAGSDSDTILQGVVLLWSPTGWPLALIVLVASVMIPSAKILALAYLLLSVQHERVDHHDQHGRLYRIVEFVGRWSMVDVFVDAFTAALVQLQPLMSVSPAPGLFFFAAVVVLTMLAAESFDPRLIWDCDGAPEALHAGT
- a CDS encoding paraquat-inducible protein A, coding for MFQQPISDASLVACSQCDVVQKVPVSEPGCAARCLRCGHELRHFRRDSLNRTLALTVAAAILYVIANTTPMLGLTVAGHQAFTTVFGGALELWDDGEKIVAMLVLMAAVVSPALQILFMLVITTASMRERMPYWVGTLLRYHPMTRTWSMIEVMLLGVLVALIKIAELAHVIPGAALFALGFLVVVFAAMHSVFDPHEIWERVEWASERADHPAHRHPAAEQHA
- a CDS encoding MlaD family protein, yielding MPEPETTPAPNVPQARVVRRGRLSRVWIVPVVAALAGAWIAVTKVMSEGPTVTIQFKTAEGIEAGKTKIKYNGVEIGTLQTVKLSDDHRSAVATARMEPDTEHFLVEDTRFWVVRPRISGASVSGLGTLISGAFVTLDIGDSKKSQREFLALELPPVVAREEPGREFVLKAPDLGSLDAGTPLFFRRIKVGEVTSYELAKDSKTLAVKVFVLSPYDELVTANTRFWNASGVDVSLTASGLNVQTESALSVLIGGIAFETPSTGVDLPESDVDSVFPLYENHEAAFRTPAHDPQTFVLVFHQSVRGLAPGAPVEFRGIPIGEVVSVDAELDAKSFDFRAPVTISLDAQRLGVHVISLEPGADPDAVRRNVIDSMVLHGVRAQLETGNLLTGALYVSFDTFPDAPPAMIDWSHKPPRMPTVSGQLETMEASVSSILNKVDKIPFETLGTDLQKSVADLDRTLATANAALVSAKGALDNTGRLVEPNSQLTTDLGNTLRSVDDAANSVRVLADYLERHPESLIRGKPQGTK